A region of Paraburkholderia sp. BL23I1N1 DNA encodes the following proteins:
- a CDS encoding ABC transporter permease, which translates to MSSSTPASNSTAWTADASGAAHVASPSPWRRTWWRFRQQRLGYWSLVIFLSLFVISLFGEVLSNDRPLIVRYEGHYYFPIVKDYSEQIFGGDFPARANYLDPYIRSRLESNGNFAIYPPNHFHYDTIDYFAAHPYPAPPTRSNWLGTDQYGRDVLARLLYGFRLSVLMALALTVSGVLIGVLTGAVQGFYGGRTDLIGQRLIEIWSSMPDLYLLIIFASIFEPTLWLLFILLSMFGWLVLSDYVRAEFLRNRSLDYVKAARTMGLSNWQIMWRHVLPNSLTPVITFLPFRMSAAILSLTSLDFLGLGVPPPTPSLGELLQEGKNNLDAWWISISAFAALVITLLLLTFMGDALRNAIDTRKRGSAFGGGPR; encoded by the coding sequence ATGTCCTCGTCGACCCCCGCATCCAATTCAACCGCCTGGACCGCTGACGCGTCCGGCGCGGCGCACGTGGCGTCGCCGTCTCCGTGGCGGCGCACATGGTGGCGCTTCAGGCAGCAGCGGCTCGGTTACTGGAGCCTCGTGATCTTCCTCTCGCTGTTCGTCATCAGCCTGTTCGGCGAGGTGTTGTCCAACGATCGTCCGTTGATTGTCCGCTACGAGGGGCACTACTATTTTCCGATCGTGAAAGACTATTCGGAGCAGATTTTTGGCGGCGATTTTCCGGCGCGTGCGAATTATCTCGATCCGTATATCCGTTCGCGGCTCGAGTCGAACGGCAACTTTGCGATCTATCCGCCGAATCATTTCCACTACGACACGATCGACTACTTCGCCGCGCATCCTTACCCGGCGCCGCCTACCCGCAGCAACTGGCTCGGCACGGACCAGTACGGCCGCGATGTGCTGGCACGGCTGCTGTACGGCTTCCGGCTCTCGGTGCTGATGGCGCTCGCGCTCACGGTCTCCGGCGTGCTGATCGGCGTATTGACGGGCGCGGTGCAGGGCTTCTACGGCGGACGCACCGACCTGATCGGTCAGCGTCTGATCGAGATATGGAGTTCGATGCCCGACCTGTACCTACTGATCATCTTCGCGTCGATCTTCGAACCGACGCTCTGGTTGCTCTTTATTCTTCTGTCGATGTTCGGCTGGCTCGTGCTCTCCGATTACGTACGCGCCGAATTCCTGCGTAACCGTTCGCTGGATTATGTGAAGGCGGCGCGCACCATGGGCCTCTCGAACTGGCAGATCATGTGGCGCCATGTGCTGCCGAACAGCCTGACGCCGGTGATCACGTTTCTGCCGTTTCGCATGAGCGCGGCGATTCTCTCACTGACCAGTCTCGACTTTCTTGGGCTGGGCGTACCGCCGCCCACGCCGAGCCTCGGCGAACTGCTTCAGGAAGGTAAGAACAACCTCGATGCATGGTGGATTTCGATTTCGGCTTTCGCTGCTTTGGTGATTACCTTGCTGCTCTTGACCTTCATGGGCGATGCACTACGCAATGCGATTGATACGCGAAAACGCGGGTCGGCTTTCGGCGGAGGTCCGCGATGA
- a CDS encoding microcin C ABC transporter permease YejB produces the protein MLAYILRRLLLMVPTLLGVVTLTFVVTQFVPGGPVEQVMTQLRHGAGRGGEAGAGGGGYHGSQGVDPQQLEQIKKQFGFDKPPLERYVLMLKRYASFDLGQSYYQHDSVWDVIKSKLPVSITLGLWTVMLTYLISVPLGIAKAVRNGSRFDTVTSVLVLAGYAIPGFVLGVLLLMLFGGGTFWQVFPMRGLTSDNFSDLSTFGKLLDYLWHIVLPVTASVVGNFAIVTILTKNTFLEEIGRQYVLTARAKGAPERDVLWKHVLRNAAIPLLTGLPAAFVGAFLNGNLLIETLFSLDGMGQLSYDSVIRRDYPVVLGSLFLFTLIALVTKLIADVCYVLVDPRIQFNRLDR, from the coding sequence ATGCTTGCCTACATTCTCAGACGATTGCTGTTGATGGTGCCGACCCTGCTCGGCGTGGTCACGCTGACCTTTGTCGTCACGCAGTTCGTGCCGGGTGGGCCGGTTGAACAGGTGATGACGCAACTCCGCCACGGCGCTGGCCGTGGCGGAGAGGCGGGGGCGGGTGGCGGCGGCTATCACGGCAGCCAGGGTGTCGATCCGCAGCAGCTCGAGCAGATCAAGAAGCAGTTCGGTTTCGACAAACCTCCGCTCGAACGCTATGTCCTGATGCTCAAGCGCTATGCGAGCTTCGATCTCGGCCAGTCCTATTATCAGCACGATAGCGTGTGGGACGTCATCAAATCGAAGCTGCCCGTGTCGATCACGCTCGGCTTATGGACGGTGATGCTCACGTATCTGATATCGGTGCCGTTGGGCATTGCGAAAGCGGTGCGTAACGGCTCGCGTTTCGATACGGTGACCAGTGTGCTGGTGCTCGCCGGCTACGCGATTCCCGGTTTCGTGCTGGGCGTGCTGTTGCTGATGCTGTTCGGCGGCGGCACCTTCTGGCAGGTGTTTCCGATGCGCGGCCTCACATCGGACAACTTTAGCGACCTCAGCACCTTCGGCAAGCTGCTTGATTACCTGTGGCACATCGTGCTGCCGGTCACGGCTTCGGTGGTGGGCAACTTCGCGATCGTCACGATCCTGACCAAGAACACCTTCCTCGAGGAGATTGGACGTCAATACGTATTGACCGCGCGCGCCAAAGGCGCACCGGAGCGCGACGTGCTGTGGAAACACGTGCTGCGCAATGCCGCGATTCCTTTGCTGACCGGTTTGCCCGCGGCCTTTGTCGGTGCTTTCCTGAACGGCAATCTGTTGATCGAAACGCTGTTCTCGCTCGACGGCATGGGTCAACTTTCGTATGACTCGGTGATTCGCCGTGACTATCCGGTTGTGCTCGGTTCGCTGTTTCTGTTCACGCTGATCGCCCTCGTAACCAAACTCATTGCTGACGTCTGCTATGTCCTCGTCGACCCCCGCATCCAATTCAACCGCCTGGACCGCTGA